From Puniceicoccaceae bacterium, the proteins below share one genomic window:
- the infC gene encoding translation initiation factor IF-3: MAYQPRSSGRSRYNRRGSNNFVRKNERIRAPEIRVIGPDKRQLGIMHPKEALALAKRHGLDLVEISASAKPPVCQILDYGKYQYEQSKKQKESKQNSSSQKIKEIKLRVGIDTHDYMTKIRRAEEFLDKGNKLKISLQFRGREMEHKELGFQKVKQAISDLNHIGTADMDPKLVGRSVSVVMSPLPEAKRQLKYHSED, from the coding sequence ATGGCATATCAACCCAGATCAAGTGGCAGGTCCCGCTACAACCGACGCGGATCCAACAATTTTGTTAGAAAAAACGAACGAATCCGGGCCCCTGAAATCCGTGTCATCGGGCCCGACAAACGCCAGCTGGGAATCATGCATCCCAAGGAAGCCCTGGCCCTCGCCAAACGCCACGGTCTCGACCTCGTAGAAATCTCCGCTTCTGCCAAACCTCCCGTTTGCCAGATTCTCGATTACGGGAAGTACCAATACGAGCAGAGTAAGAAGCAGAAGGAGAGCAAGCAAAACTCCTCCAGCCAGAAGATCAAAGAAATCAAGCTGCGCGTGGGTATCGACACCCATGATTACATGACCAAGATTCGCCGGGCAGAGGAATTTCTGGACAAAGGAAACAAGCTCAAGATCAGTCTTCAGTTCCGTGGACGTGAAATGGAGCACAAGGAACTGGGTTTCCAAAAGGTAAAACAAGCCATTTCCGACCTCAACCACATCGGCACAGCCGATATGGATCCGAAACTCGTTGGTCGCTCCGTTTCCGTGGTAATGTCTCCACTTCCCGAAGCGAAGCGTCAGTTGAAATATCACAGCGAAGATTGA
- a CDS encoding N-acetylmuramoyl-L-alanine amidase: MKASFFISLLALLAAGFLPVQSKADTFLSNGVLYRSVSEIGNRLGMKLESGDDGRSTRLSSQWTQMDFVNGSRIFRINGIRMYLGYPTLERSGTLYVPELDWQFTISSILIPPRLSSHQKQLRTIVLDAGHGGKDPGAQNLSLGLNEKDLTLEVSKRLERHLKRAGFQVVLTRKNDRYLTLKQRSDIARKVKADLFLSLHFNASTQDSANGIETFAFTLLNQPSTSRSELDASDKIFRRANRYDAFNTLLAYTVQKHLIHSTKQTDRGVKRSRFWVLEDLSCPGALVELGFIRHPETATQLQNDAYLELLATTLTTAIVQYQARLNES; encoded by the coding sequence GTGAAAGCAAGCTTTTTCATCTCCTTGCTGGCCTTGCTTGCTGCGGGTTTCCTTCCCGTACAAAGCAAGGCTGATACGTTTCTTTCCAATGGCGTGCTCTATCGCAGTGTTTCCGAAATCGGCAACCGCCTGGGCATGAAACTCGAATCTGGCGACGATGGCAGAAGCACCCGACTTTCCAGTCAGTGGACCCAGATGGATTTTGTAAACGGGAGCCGCATCTTCCGCATCAACGGTATTCGAATGTATCTCGGCTACCCAACACTTGAACGCTCCGGCACACTCTATGTGCCGGAACTCGACTGGCAGTTCACCATCTCCTCCATCCTTATTCCTCCCCGACTTTCATCACATCAAAAACAACTCCGCACCATCGTTCTCGATGCAGGTCACGGGGGAAAAGACCCCGGAGCGCAAAACCTAAGCCTCGGACTCAACGAAAAGGATCTCACACTCGAGGTCAGCAAACGTCTCGAACGCCACCTGAAAAGGGCTGGTTTTCAAGTTGTACTAACTCGAAAAAATGACCGATACCTCACCCTAAAACAACGCTCCGATATTGCCAGGAAGGTCAAAGCAGATCTGTTCCTGAGCCTGCACTTCAACGCGTCAACCCAGGATTCCGCGAACGGTATCGAAACCTTTGCGTTCACCCTGTTGAACCAGCCCTCAACCAGTCGCTCCGAACTCGACGCTTCTGACAAGATTTTCAGGCGGGCAAACCGATACGATGCATTCAATACCCTGTTGGCCTACACCGTGCAAAAACATCTCATCCATTCCACAAAACAAACGGATCGGGGTGTGAAGCGATCCCGATTCTGGGTTTTGGAAGACCTTTCCTGCCCGGGAGCACTTGTCGAGTTGGGGTTCATTCGCCATCCCGAAACGGCCACCCAACTTCAGAACGACGCTTATCTGGAACTGCTGGCAACCACACTTACCACTGCCATCGTTCAGTATCAGGCGCGCTTGAACGAATCATGA
- the crcB gene encoding fluoride efflux transporter CrcB yields the protein MNPSLAQFAAVALGGAAGSVLRFWISSLFPNQGLAATASVNFLGSLLLGAVLASPFLGVEFRPMLRLLLAVGFCGGFTTFSTFGFQTFELLQDSRWLLAITNILANNLGSILCVWIGYSLAKSFLP from the coding sequence ATGAATCCTTCCCTTGCCCAGTTTGCAGCCGTAGCGTTGGGAGGTGCCGCTGGTTCCGTCCTGCGTTTCTGGATTTCCAGCCTGTTTCCCAATCAAGGACTAGCCGCAACGGCTTCGGTCAATTTCCTGGGTTCATTGCTGCTCGGTGCCGTCCTCGCCAGCCCATTCCTTGGTGTCGAGTTTCGCCCCATGCTGCGACTGCTGCTGGCGGTCGGGTTTTGCGGTGGTTTCACAACCTTCTCTACATTCGGATTCCAGACCTTTGAATTGTTGCAGGACTCTCGCTGGTTACTCGCCATCACGAATATTCTGGCCAACAACCTGGGTTCCATCCTCTGCGTGTGGATTGGATATTCGCTTGCAAAATCATTCCTGCCTTAG
- a CDS encoding TIGR03790 family protein — translation MRQFLPWFTLLCLTAVSAFARTAPDPGKVVVIANATVPESLELAQFYLESRSIPQENLIVLHTSTEATIPREQFIREILHPVREQLLERGLVEGTLLDNITDDSGRYAFQVYETQFHYLVLCMGVPLKVASVAITPDAELSDRIPAGLQTTQASVDSELALVAASNQRWLGPVANPLFQVPSPTQLDYTEVISVCRLEGPTFEHAKSLVRDAIAAEQRSFLSGRAYIDLHSHHADGNLWLREAATHLRAYGYDVELIPPGRHWSITDRHDAPAIYLGWYQVHAAGPMLPPASIPTGAIGAHIHSYSAASLRTPSRNWAGPLVNAGFTVTFGNVYEPYLQLTLRPDLFIELLLRGYCLGDASLYAQPSVSWQNVTLGDPLYQPFQPTHEWNPIHILNSSDSTPYERIIALNRIASQNTGLACQHAVDAQTQFPSIPLAIKILETWSNHISTSTRNQLHDYLSSRPMIPSSLAPFYLNTFKSLRDTDDANIAQRFMQLMHQSRSQWEPELQESFDSISSTHDSHPKPTDSDAKTKFND, via the coding sequence ATGCGACAATTCCTTCCATGGTTCACTCTGCTTTGCCTCACGGCAGTTTCTGCATTTGCCAGAACTGCACCCGACCCCGGAAAAGTGGTTGTCATTGCCAATGCAACCGTGCCCGAATCACTCGAACTCGCACAATTCTACCTCGAGAGCCGTTCGATTCCTCAGGAAAACCTGATCGTTCTCCACACCTCAACCGAGGCAACAATCCCGCGTGAACAGTTTATCCGGGAAATTCTCCATCCGGTAAGGGAACAACTTCTCGAACGTGGCCTGGTAGAGGGAACACTTCTCGACAACATCACGGATGATTCCGGGCGCTACGCCTTTCAGGTGTACGAAACCCAATTCCATTACCTCGTCCTGTGCATGGGTGTACCCCTCAAGGTTGCAAGCGTTGCCATCACCCCTGATGCGGAACTTTCTGATCGCATCCCCGCTGGACTTCAAACCACCCAGGCATCCGTGGATTCAGAGCTGGCACTTGTCGCCGCATCCAATCAACGTTGGTTGGGTCCTGTCGCCAATCCGCTCTTTCAGGTACCTTCCCCCACACAGCTTGACTACACTGAGGTCATTTCCGTCTGCCGCCTCGAAGGCCCCACATTTGAGCATGCCAAATCACTCGTGCGCGATGCCATCGCGGCCGAACAGCGAAGCTTTCTTTCCGGTCGTGCCTACATTGATCTCCATTCACATCACGCCGACGGCAATCTTTGGCTTCGCGAAGCCGCTACCCATCTACGTGCCTATGGGTACGACGTTGAGCTCATTCCACCAGGTCGGCACTGGTCGATCACCGACCGCCACGATGCCCCGGCTATTTATCTGGGCTGGTATCAGGTTCATGCCGCAGGTCCCATGCTGCCACCCGCATCCATTCCTACAGGAGCCATCGGTGCTCACATTCACAGTTATTCCGCTGCCTCCCTGCGCACCCCTTCCCGAAATTGGGCCGGTCCTCTGGTCAACGCTGGTTTTACAGTGACATTTGGTAATGTTTACGAACCCTACCTTCAACTCACGCTTCGCCCGGACCTTTTCATCGAACTTCTCCTTCGAGGATACTGCCTCGGAGACGCCTCATTGTATGCACAACCTTCTGTCAGCTGGCAAAACGTGACCCTGGGCGACCCTCTCTACCAGCCCTTTCAACCCACTCATGAATGGAATCCAATTCACATTCTCAACAGCAGTGACTCAACCCCGTACGAACGCATCATTGCGCTCAATCGCATCGCATCCCAAAACACCGGACTGGCCTGTCAACACGCAGTCGACGCGCAAACCCAGTTTCCATCCATCCCTCTGGCGATCAAAATTCTGGAAACCTGGTCCAACCACATCTCCACCTCAACCCGCAACCAATTGCACGACTACCTTTCATCACGTCCCATGATTCCCTCCAGTCTGGCTCCGTTCTATCTGAATACGTTCAAGTCTTTGCGAGACACTGATGATGCCAACATCGCACAACGATTCATGCAGCTCATGCATCAAAGTCGTTCGCAATGGGAACCTGAACTTCAGGAATCTTTCGACTCCATCAGTTCAACGCACGATTCGCACCCCAAGCCAACTGACTCCGATGCCAAAACGAAATTCAACGATTGA
- the dnaN gene encoding DNA polymerase III subunit beta — translation MKLKLNRDHLFNGLQQVMNLVGSRQTMPILKNVLIEASEDEVSLTTTNLDLGIRCTVKAEVLEEGSITLPVRKLASIVRELPSLEVNLDTAVNNFTKITSGGSTFKIMGIGKEEFPPLPSFDDQYVFNLEQSSLARMLKNVSYAQSTDENRYVLNGVFFNFQSASLRLAATDGRRLAVSSEKIEAPEENAGSLILPAKTVSELERLLSYGDNLKILFNDRQVAFELSVGEQGESQGLMKSIYLVSKIVEGKYPDYQQVIPKQAEHRIKLERELMLECVNRAALVISDKQFQVKLKISENLLEISGESQEFGESHETMAIAYEGPEVQVAFNPRFLMEPLKALPNDEVFFEFKDELSPGVFKTMDDFLCVVMPLRIN, via the coding sequence ATGAAACTGAAGCTAAACCGAGACCACCTCTTCAACGGATTGCAACAAGTGATGAACCTGGTGGGCAGCCGCCAGACGATGCCTATCCTCAAGAACGTGCTGATTGAAGCCAGTGAAGATGAGGTTTCACTGACGACAACGAACTTGGATTTGGGCATTCGTTGCACGGTCAAAGCTGAGGTACTTGAAGAAGGCTCGATCACGCTTCCAGTGCGAAAACTGGCATCGATTGTTCGGGAGTTGCCCAGCCTGGAAGTCAACCTCGATACAGCGGTCAACAATTTCACCAAGATCACTTCGGGGGGGTCGACGTTCAAAATCATGGGAATCGGAAAAGAAGAGTTTCCGCCGCTTCCCAGTTTTGACGATCAGTACGTGTTCAATCTCGAGCAGAGCAGTCTGGCTCGCATGCTCAAGAATGTATCCTATGCACAATCCACGGATGAGAACCGCTATGTGCTCAATGGGGTATTTTTCAATTTCCAATCGGCTTCACTGCGCCTGGCAGCCACAGATGGTCGACGCCTTGCGGTTTCCTCCGAAAAGATTGAGGCACCCGAGGAGAATGCAGGTAGCTTGATTTTGCCTGCAAAGACGGTAAGCGAGCTGGAACGTCTGCTTTCCTATGGGGACAATCTGAAGATTTTGTTCAATGATCGCCAGGTTGCGTTTGAATTGTCAGTTGGAGAGCAGGGAGAGTCTCAGGGACTGATGAAGAGCATTTATCTGGTGTCGAAGATTGTGGAAGGAAAGTATCCCGACTACCAGCAGGTCATTCCAAAACAGGCAGAGCACCGGATCAAACTCGAGCGGGAACTGATGCTGGAATGTGTGAACCGTGCGGCACTGGTCATCAGTGACAAGCAGTTTCAGGTAAAGCTCAAGATTTCAGAGAATCTGTTGGAGATTTCGGGAGAAAGTCAGGAGTTTGGGGAATCGCATGAGACGATGGCAATCGCCTATGAGGGTCCTGAGGTGCAGGTGGCTTTCAATCCTCGATTCCTGATGGAACCGTTGAAAGCGCTTCCGAACGATGAAGTTTTCTTTGAGTTCAAGGACGAACTCAGCCCGGGCGTTTTTAAGACCATGGATGATTTCCTCTGTGTGGTCATGCCGCTCCGCATCAATTGA
- a CDS encoding cytotoxic translational repressor of toxin-antitoxin stability system, translating to MFQLNFSEQSIGELNKLDIFAQLRLVNQISNLSAEQLVQATGEIGKFQRGSKVFYRFRADDFRIYFERQGEHILYCHYILHRNTLTDFIFRVKLPVSEEQMVEQHESFWKYLDSLKKQK from the coding sequence ATGTTTCAACTGAACTTCAGCGAACAAAGCATCGGCGAACTGAACAAACTGGACATCTTCGCCCAGCTGCGGCTGGTCAACCAGATCAGTAATCTTTCAGCTGAGCAGTTGGTGCAGGCCACGGGAGAAATTGGGAAATTTCAACGCGGCAGCAAGGTGTTCTACCGATTTCGGGCGGACGACTTTCGCATCTATTTTGAGCGGCAGGGCGAACACATCCTTTATTGTCACTACATCCTGCACCGAAACACGCTCACGGACTTTATTTTTCGCGTCAAACTTCCGGTCTCAGAAGAACAGATGGTCGAACAGCACGAGTCATTCTGGAAGTACCTCGATTCACTCAAAAAGCAAAAATAA
- a CDS encoding RNA methyltransferase, with protein MSRCSIEQALTETALNARAGLQCLEGTPMKPPLLIQSRSNARIQHIAALKHAKARRESQQFLVEGMHEVAVALDTQMEIQCIASVHDSVFSRWESQISDAVETLLVSASVFEKMSVRQHPDGVLMVCRQPTLPPVDSLPKEAGTVLVLDGLEKPGNHGAILRTAAAFGVNAVVLNDGQIDPFHPNVIRNSRGHSLRISHYRGSAETTRAVLEARGYTTCVASPSATVELHELKLPARCAIILGAEHEGVSAFWEQHAAQRFRIAMIDAVDSLNVSVSASIVLYEVFKQQKLPD; from the coding sequence ATGAGTCGCTGCTCGATTGAGCAGGCATTGACGGAAACTGCGTTGAATGCGCGGGCAGGATTGCAGTGCCTCGAAGGAACTCCGATGAAACCGCCACTTCTCATCCAGAGTCGCAGCAATGCACGCATCCAGCACATTGCTGCGCTCAAGCATGCCAAAGCCCGCCGGGAGAGTCAGCAGTTTCTGGTGGAGGGCATGCATGAGGTTGCGGTAGCATTGGACACCCAGATGGAAATTCAGTGCATTGCCAGTGTGCACGATTCGGTATTTTCACGCTGGGAATCTCAGATCTCAGATGCTGTCGAAACCCTGCTCGTGAGTGCGTCCGTTTTTGAAAAAATGTCGGTTCGCCAACATCCGGACGGGGTATTGATGGTGTGTCGGCAGCCAACACTTCCGCCTGTAGATTCCCTTCCGAAAGAGGCGGGCACAGTACTGGTGCTCGATGGACTTGAAAAACCCGGCAACCACGGGGCTATCCTGCGTACAGCAGCAGCTTTTGGTGTGAATGCGGTTGTGCTCAACGATGGGCAGATCGATCCGTTTCATCCGAATGTGATTCGTAACTCGCGCGGTCACTCGCTTCGCATATCACACTACCGGGGCAGTGCCGAAACAACGCGTGCCGTGCTGGAGGCCAGGGGATACACCACCTGCGTGGCTTCACCCAGCGCGACCGTGGAACTGCACGAACTGAAACTGCCCGCTCGCTGCGCGATCATTCTCGGAGCCGAACACGAGGGTGTGAGTGCATTTTGGGAACAGCACGCTGCGCAACGATTTCGGATCGCGATGATCGATGCCGTTGACAGCCTCAACGTATCGGTTTCAGCTTCCATTGTACTCTATGAGGTGTTTAAACAACAGAAGCTACCCGACTGA
- a CDS encoding YebC/PmpR family DNA-binding transcriptional regulator, producing MSGHSKWATTKRHKAAIDAKRGKIFSVISKDLTLAARDGGGDPEFNPRLRTLIDKAKAANMPADNIDRAIKKGTGELEGATIEEMVYEGYGIEGVGIIVEVTTDNKNRSAGEVRSTFSKHGGNLAGPGALAFNFQKKGQILIAADKTDEDTLMEIAIENGGEDVINNDDHFEVQCAIADFYKLSDAIQKAGLEPDSAEIAYIPSNLVKITDKEKAKRVMRLIEALDDLDDTKSVFSNYDIDESLLD from the coding sequence ATGTCCGGACACAGCAAATGGGCAACGACCAAACGTCATAAAGCCGCGATCGATGCCAAGCGCGGCAAGATATTCAGTGTGATCAGCAAAGATCTCACACTCGCAGCTCGCGATGGCGGCGGGGATCCAGAGTTCAATCCTCGGCTGCGTACCCTCATTGACAAAGCCAAGGCTGCCAACATGCCGGCGGACAACATTGATCGTGCGATCAAAAAGGGTACTGGCGAACTAGAGGGCGCAACCATCGAAGAAATGGTCTATGAGGGCTACGGCATCGAAGGTGTTGGAATCATCGTAGAGGTCACCACCGACAACAAAAACCGCAGTGCCGGGGAGGTTCGCTCCACATTCTCAAAACACGGCGGCAATCTGGCGGGTCCGGGGGCACTAGCCTTCAACTTCCAGAAGAAGGGGCAAATTCTGATCGCAGCGGACAAAACTGACGAAGACACCCTGATGGAAATTGCAATCGAAAACGGCGGTGAAGATGTGATCAACAATGATGATCACTTTGAAGTGCAGTGTGCGATTGCCGACTTTTACAAGCTCAGTGATGCGATCCAGAAAGCGGGACTCGAACCGGATTCGGCGGAGATCGCCTACATCCCATCCAACCTGGTGAAAATCACGGACAAGGAAAAGGCAAAGCGTGTGATGCGCCTGATCGAGGCACTGGATGACCTGGACGACACTAAAAGCGTGTTTTCCAACTACGATATTGATGAGTCGCTGCTCGATTGA
- the yidC gene encoding membrane protein insertase YidC, producing MKNSNSIIGLALIGLAFGLLYFNSKQLEQNPPAAEPFLPTEASPTGEVDASSTAFEQGVESSFVPVAAEDSFENGTASEAASSTAEQEIPTDLTLSNAFISVDFSTVGGAIKEIRFLQTKKGGPDDFVFNRGSHVTALQLSRREAGGATRLLNYPFEIVRSDAHSVLFEYDTGRGVKFVRSYRLAASDGEGPYAIDHVTTIVNASTDVPIKIGATADTELLMTLGTALPVDSDKHGEFQSFAYFDGKDDEFIKSTYFTGSKGFLGIGAKTARSSYEHRNIPVQWAAVKNQFFVSVFTPETPASSVYGRSIDVTSLVDTRENATGIIGTIAFNPGVIQPSSEWKIRGTYYVGPKEYKRLVRLGEKQDLLMQFGFFGAISKILLSLMYWIQGFAGNWGVSIILMTVIVKLVFWPLTSYSAQSSKKMQLLQEPMKELREKYADKPEKMQRETMLLFKKYGVNPLAGCLPMLVQIPIFIGLYWMLRTSSELRYESFLWIKDLSLPDTVATIGGFPLNIMPLLNGVAMLFQMRLMPMSPTADPMQQRIMRFMPVMFLFIMYGFSSGLVLYWTVQSVLSIIQTLLVYRKTENAELKPVVPVAAPATKKRPASGKAKRKP from the coding sequence ATGAAAAACTCAAACTCGATAATAGGGTTAGCACTGATCGGCCTCGCGTTCGGTCTCTTGTATTTCAACAGCAAACAGCTCGAGCAGAACCCTCCCGCCGCGGAACCATTCCTGCCGACCGAAGCATCCCCTACGGGTGAGGTCGATGCTTCATCCACCGCATTTGAACAGGGAGTCGAGTCTTCCTTTGTTCCAGTCGCTGCGGAGGACTCCTTCGAAAATGGAACTGCAAGCGAAGCGGCATCGAGCACTGCGGAGCAGGAAATCCCGACGGATCTGACGCTCTCGAACGCGTTCATTTCAGTCGATTTCTCTACAGTGGGAGGCGCGATCAAGGAGATTCGCTTTCTTCAGACCAAGAAGGGAGGGCCGGATGATTTTGTATTCAACCGTGGATCGCATGTCACAGCGTTGCAGCTGTCGCGGCGTGAGGCGGGCGGTGCAACCCGGCTGCTCAACTATCCCTTTGAAATTGTGCGAAGCGATGCGCACTCCGTTTTGTTCGAATACGATACGGGGCGCGGGGTGAAGTTTGTGCGCTCCTATCGACTCGCTGCATCGGACGGGGAAGGTCCGTATGCGATTGATCACGTCACCACCATCGTCAATGCCTCCACGGATGTGCCGATCAAGATCGGAGCGACGGCCGACACGGAACTGCTGATGACGCTCGGAACGGCATTGCCAGTGGACAGCGACAAGCACGGAGAGTTCCAGTCCTTCGCCTATTTTGACGGGAAGGATGACGAGTTCATCAAATCCACCTATTTCACGGGCAGCAAGGGGTTCCTTGGGATTGGTGCCAAAACGGCCCGCAGTTCTTACGAGCACCGCAATATTCCGGTTCAATGGGCGGCCGTGAAGAACCAGTTTTTTGTGAGTGTGTTCACTCCGGAGACTCCTGCATCGTCAGTTTATGGACGTTCCATCGATGTAACCAGCCTTGTCGATACACGGGAAAATGCGACCGGCATCATTGGCACGATTGCCTTCAACCCGGGCGTGATCCAACCGTCGAGCGAATGGAAAATCAGAGGCACCTATTACGTTGGTCCCAAGGAGTACAAACGACTGGTGCGACTGGGGGAAAAGCAAGATCTGCTCATGCAGTTCGGATTTTTTGGCGCGATCAGCAAGATCCTGCTGTCGCTGATGTATTGGATTCAGGGCTTTGCCGGAAACTGGGGGGTGTCGATCATCCTGATGACCGTGATCGTCAAACTCGTCTTCTGGCCACTGACCTCCTACTCCGCACAGTCGAGCAAGAAGATGCAGCTGCTGCAGGAACCGATGAAGGAGCTGCGCGAGAAGTATGCGGACAAGCCGGAGAAGATGCAGCGCGAGACAATGCTGCTGTTCAAAAAGTATGGCGTGAATCCATTGGCTGGTTGTTTGCCAATGCTGGTGCAGATACCGATCTTCATTGGACTCTACTGGATGCTGCGCACCTCCTCGGAACTGCGCTACGAGTCCTTCCTGTGGATCAAGGACCTTTCGCTGCCCGACACGGTTGCGACCATTGGCGGTTTTCCGCTCAACATTATGCCGCTGCTCAACGGGGTGGCGATGTTGTTCCAGATGCGCCTGATGCCGATGTCTCCGACTGCTGACCCGATGCAGCAGCGCATCATGCGCTTCATGCCCGTCATGTTCCTATTCATCATGTATGGATTTTCGTCGGGCCTGGTGCTTTACTGGACCGTGCAGAGTGTGCTGTCGATCATTCAGACCCTGCTGGTCTATCGCAAAACGGAGAATGCAGAACTGAAACCGGTTGTTCCTGTCGCCGCACCTGCCACGAAGAAACGGCCCGCTTCGGGAAAAGCCAAACGCAAACCCTGA
- the rnpA gene encoding ribonuclease P protein component, with product MHFGWQTRLARSSEINRVFKEGKRHNCGVFLLIAAERSPEARVERTPRLCVIVSKRISKRAPDRNLLKRRFRALYREYHELLPDHLDLILIARQGMLTTPYAELQQRFKKACAKLKGI from the coding sequence ATGCATTTCGGCTGGCAGACGCGCCTTGCGAGATCCAGCGAAATCAACCGGGTATTTAAGGAAGGAAAACGCCACAACTGCGGCGTTTTTCTGCTTATAGCGGCAGAGCGTTCTCCGGAAGCCCGTGTTGAGCGGACGCCACGGCTGTGTGTCATCGTCTCGAAACGCATTTCCAAACGTGCCCCGGATCGAAATCTGCTGAAGCGCCGCTTTCGCGCCCTTTACCGCGAATACCATGAACTGCTGCCGGATCACCTCGATTTGATCCTGATTGCGCGCCAGGGAATGCTGACAACGCCCTACGCGGAACTCCAGCAACGCTTCAAGAAGGCTTGCGCAAAGTTGAAGGGAATCTAA
- the rpmH gene encoding 50S ribosomal protein L34, whose amino-acid sequence MQPTYRPSKIKRARKFGFRARMSTRGGRKVIAARRRKGRKKLAA is encoded by the coding sequence ATGCAACCAACATACAGACCATCAAAAATCAAACGAGCTCGTAAATTTGGATTCCGCGCGAGAATGTCCACCCGCGGTGGACGCAAAGTCATTGCGGCACGCCGTCGCAAGGGTCGCAAGAAACTTGCTGCCTGA